The sequence below is a genomic window from Salicibibacter cibarius.
GAAGAGGCTGACGGCGGCGATGGAGATACATTCGAAGCTGAAGCGGTAGACCAGCAGCAGATAAAAGCGACATTATACGATGATGATCATGAAGCCATCAGTGAAACCGAACCTGTTACCGTCATCATTGATGACCATGATGGCGATGTCTATGAAGGATACTTCGATGATGAAGATGTTGAAGACAGGGATATTTCTGACTGGGCAGGAGAGTGGAAGTCTGTCTATCCTTATTTTGAAGAAGGTGACCTTGACGAAGTATTTGAACATAGAGCTGAAGAAAGTGACGATATGTCATTTGAAGATTACGAGGCATATTATGAAACAGGTTATGCCACGAGTGTAGATAACATCGAAATAACAGAAGATGGAGAGTTTACATTCCATGACGACGATGCAACATATTCGGGAACCTATGACTATGATGGTTACGAAATCCTGGAATATGAAGCAGGCAACCGTGGTGTTCGCTACATCTTCGAATTGGATGAAGGAGACGATGAAGCACCACAGAATATCCAGTTTAGCGACCATATCATCGCGCCACAGCCTTCTTCCCATTTCCACATCTATTGGGGAGATGACAGAGACGAGCTTCTGGATGAAGTTGACCATTGGCCAACCTACTACCCTGTAGATTGGAGCGTCGATCAGATCGTAGATGATCTGCTTCTGCACTAATCCAATGAGATAATGAAAAGAGTTATTAGCATATGTGCTGCCACTCACGAAAGAAAGCTTCCCTTTATAGGGGAGCTTTCTCATATATGTTTATGATTGTGTGTATGTTTGATCTATCATCTAATGTGTTTCTCCTTCCCCATTTGAACCAGAAACAAACTTATATAAGTGTTCTACTTAAATGTTTAATAATTTTTTCTTTCCGTTTTTCGCCTACCTTCTGTAAAGCTCCCATCCCCCCCATAAGTAAGTCGAATGCTTTAATGGCCCTTCCCACCATAAGAAATCCTGCTCTAATGATAATAACCTGAAGGAAAAATTTATGCGTGAAATACCGTGCTGATTTTCAAAAACGATCTCTAGTGCTTTGCCGCACAAGTTGGAAAAGGGGTTTTGCTTTACTCATTCGCCTTCATTAGCGCTAACTGTTTATCCTAAAACCTAGCCGTTCAGAAAAAATCGAACTCGTCGTACACATAGGGTTGATCAGGCTCAGGAATTTCCTCAATCTCAGCAGCTTTTACATAAGGATCGGAGCCTTCACCATTCTCGTTATTCGCTAATTCTCCTTTTACGCGAACCCAAGAATCCATTTCATACAGTTGGGCGTCTTCTGCACTTACGTGAAAAGCGTATACAACGGCATCTGCCAAACAGCATGTAATCGCAAAACGAGCGACAAGAAATTCATCGTCATTCATGGCAGGATCCTTATAAACAAATCCGGTAAAATCCATGTCTTTACCATGAAGGCGCTCGCCGCCTTGCCCAATCCCTCGCATGACGTCGACATAGTTTTCATCGTCTAACACAATCTCTGTTTGCTCTGCCAATTTTTCTGCCATATCTTCCCCTTGCTCTTGCCTGACTTCTTGTTCACTAATCACAGCTGAATTCGAATCACTGGTCGAGCTGTTTTCTTCTTGCGAGGAAGGTTCAATGGTTTGTGTACCCCGATTTGCAACAATTTCACTATTGAGCGTTGCCGATGGCAGCAATATACCGGCAAAAATTGGGATAAGGAATAAACTATACACGACAATATTAATACTCGTTCGCGCAGGAATATGATGGTCCTCGTCATGCGAATGAACATCTTGGGAGTTGGCACTTCTAAAAATTTGAAAAAGCCCAAGGACAAAAAATATGACGGTCGTCAAATAGCTAAATCCAACCATGCTTGGCGCGATATAGACATAGATAGTGTCCGACAGCAATAACGAGAGCAACAATATAGCAAACCCTAACATAATGACGCCGCGAAAAAAAATGTGAAAAGTTACATCGATATTTTTAACCATAGCATTCTTTCTCCTTCATTAAAGAAAAGGTTGTAAGATCATAATTGCAGTGAAGACAATGACGGTTGTTGTACCAATGACGACAAAAACCACGCGTGTTTTAAACAAAGCAATCATCATGATGGTATTTTTCAAATCAATCATCGGACCGTAAACCAAGAAAGCAAGCAAGGATCCATTGGTAAACGTAGACCCAAAAGATGCAGCCACAAAAGCATCCGCTTCCGCGCATAGAGACAGAAGATAGGCTAAGCCCATCATGGCAATTGTTGAAGCAACCGCATCATCCCCAATAGAAAAAAGCAATTGACGATCAAAGAATGTTTGAAAAACCGAAGCAATAAAAGCTCCGATAATAAAGTATTTTCCGATCATAAAAAACTCATCGACAGCATGATACAACCCT
It includes:
- a CDS encoding ZinT family metal-binding protein translates to MSKKLLRSAGIVSVALMLAACQDSAADEEDTEVAEEETATEDEEATEEEEHDHDHNHESEENAEAGDAEIEGFIDHYHTGDTVELTATTEEDEGDGHWHWYVRGGDEGEWEEADGGDGDTFEAEAVDQQQIKATLYDDDHEAISETEPVTVIIDDHDGDVYEGYFDDEDVEDRDISDWAGEWKSVYPYFEEGDLDEVFEHRAEESDDMSFEDYEAYYETGYATSVDNIEITEDGEFTFHDDDATYSGTYDYDGYEILEYEAGNRGVRYIFELDEGDDEAPQNIQFSDHIIAPQPSSHFHIYWGDDRDELLDEVDHWPTYYPVDWSVDQIVDDLLLH
- a CDS encoding TIGR03943 family putative permease subunit, translated to MVKNIDVTFHIFFRGVIMLGFAILLLSLLLSDTIYVYIAPSMVGFSYLTTVIFFVLGLFQIFRSANSQDVHSHDEDHHIPARTSINIVVYSLFLIPIFAGILLPSATLNSEIVANRGTQTIEPSSQEENSSTSDSNSAVISEQEVRQEQGEDMAEKLAEQTEIVLDDENYVDVMRGIGQGGERLHGKDMDFTGFVYKDPAMNDDEFLVARFAITCCLADAVVYAFHVSAEDAQLYEMDSWVRVKGELANNENGEGSDPYVKAAEIEEIPEPDQPYVYDEFDFF